CAGGAGCTTTATTATGCTCCATCTGGAATAGAGCCTTACGAATTTCGTCCTCAGTAAAAGGTGAAATCAAAAGATCATTTTCTACTTCCGAGACCTGAGGTATGTCTTGTCTATGGCTCTCATCTAGACCCGCATCTGTTTCCTCCGGTGGACCGAACAACCTTTTGTAATAGGACGTTATATGCTTCCTCAAAGCTTCTTCCCCATGTATGACATTGTCTCCATCCCGCAATTGGTAAATCCTAGACTTCCTATGTTTCCCACTAGCAACAAGGTGGAAATACTTAGTATTAGAATCACCTTGAAGAAGTTCCTTAGTTTTCGctctttgataccacttgatttCTTCCTCTCTAAGCATATGGGCTAACTTATTCTGAAGAAATTGTTTCAAATCAATTTCATCAACTGCCAGACCAACCCCCTCTGCCTTTTTATCCAAGAAATCTAGTTTATTCAGAAtatctttcttctcttttttgtaCGCTCCGCTGGAATTTTTTGCCCAACCCCTAAGGTGTTGCCTCACCCGTCTAATCTTGGCCAGCCACCTTTCCAACGGGGTATTTCCCACTGTAACTGAAGCCCAAGTATTCTTTACCATATCTAAGAAACCATCACGAAGTAACCATCCTAATTCAAATTTGAAAGGATGTGGATGTGCACAATCATTAGATTCTCCAGTGTTCAACAACAAGGGCGTATGATCAGAAATATCCCTGTTCAGAGCTACTACTGTAGATAAAGGATATTTATTGTCCCATTCAGTAGCTACTAGGACACGATCCAGCTTTTCATATGTCGGATTAGGTAACCTGTTAGCCCACGTGAACTGCCTTCCAGACATCTCAATCTCTTTCAGGTTTAAACTATCAATTACTGCATTAAACATAAAAGGCCATCTACTTTGAAAATTGTCTTTATTCTTGTCCTTTGGACATCTAAGAATATTAAAATCACCACCTATTACTATAGGCAAGGTCTCACGACTCACTAATTGAACAAGCTCTGTCAAGAAAGCATCTTTCCTATCATTCTGAGCAGGACCATACACTACAGTTAAAGCCCATTTGAAGCAATCATTTTTGTTGCACAAAATGAACTTAACGTAGAAATCCCCTTCATCAATAGCTCCTATGTCATAAATATCCATATCAATACCCATTAGAATTCCCCCTGAATGACCAGAAGGttcttttgtatgccaaataaaaTTTCTCCCTCCACATAAATTCCTTAAAAAAGATTCTGCAAACGATCTCTTAACTGTTTCTGAAATAGCAATAAAAGATAAATTTTGCTCCTTTGTTAACTCTGAAATAAATCTATGTTTTAAAGGGTCTCTAAACCCATCACAATTCCAAAACACCCCTTTCATTTAGACTCAAAAGAATTTGACTTAATTCTCCTCATGGAACCCATTGTGACTTCGGACATGTCAGTACGAGACATTACTATATGTCCACTTTCCATGTCCATCACCTCATCTGTATTATCCTCAGAAAGAACCCCCAAGATAAAGTTATCCAGTTCCGCCTCATCTGCTCTCTCTCGCTCCTCCTTATCTAAGGCCCTAGACCTCGCCTGTTGTTTAAAATCCAACTTTTTACTTTGTTCCAACTTAACTAGGAAATTTGCAAACTTATGCACAGACTCCTCAGATTTATTACCAAAAAAACCCAAAGGACGTAATTTATCAACAACTTGCTGAACCGACATACTGCATAAAACAAGCGACTCATTACCTTCCATGAAGTCGGAGTCGAGGTTGCGAGACGCCTTCAACTTGGAAGCCCTCTCCAAACTGTCTCCCGCTGAAGTTGCAGCCCTCCTCTTGCTACGATATGACACGGATGAACCCGTATACACTGCCGGAACAGCAGCACAAACCGCCACCTCTGGAGTAACCTGACCGTTCTTTTTTACCATTTCATAAGCTGAGAGCAGACTACCTGGCACACCTTCTGGCTGCGACCTAGTTCTGCCAACTTCCTCCTCTCCCAAACCCTCCTGCAACTCGTCACCCAAACCCAGCCCCTGGAATATACCCGACCCTGAACTTCCATCCTCCAAAATCGAGTCCAGATCCACTACCTTCTTCCCCGCAAATTTTCCTGCATTGTCCTGCATTCCGTGTGTGCTACTTTGCTTTGATTTTGTGGCATCCACATTTGGATCAGCCAATGCATTACCAATGCCTTTGTTTCCATTGTTCTGTTGATCTTCATCACCAACCTCCAGATCCAAGTCTTCCATATCCATCGGTTCCGGATTATCATTGTCCATATTCTCTTCCACTCTGAACTGAAGCTCATACAAGTTATCACCTATCACTACATCCACAAACTGAGGTAACAAACTCGCATCCAAAACTAACACCTGTAAACGACAAATTTCATACTTATTTGTGAACTTCATGTCCACCGCCTTTGTCACCCCGAGGATGGAACCCACCGCCCAAATAAGCAGAAAATCCATCATCTCCTTGGGGATGCCAGTGAACTGAACCCAAACTTTGCCCAAAGTTGATTTCACTTCCACTGGCAACACCTTCTCCTCTATTGACATTGACGCATTGAATTTTGTTTGGACCACACCCCATTCTATCATATGCTCTAGATCGGCACGAGATGGAAATTGAGTCTTGAACACATTGGTACCAACAGACTCCACCTCCCATTTCCACCTAACCGGCACCAGACGCTCAAGTTCTGATGACACCTGTGCTGTGGACAGAGCACCCCCTGAAACCTTAATTATAGCATTTTTTGAATCCCCTCTATGCTTCTGCGAAGGAGTGTAAGGGATGTGAAAAAAACCGAGCCCATCGACTGCATACCCACAAGTCACAGCATTTGGTTTTACCCCTCTAAACTGATGGCATCTCTCAGTGTTATGGGCATCACAATTGCATATATCACACCACAGCTCTATAGTACAACCCTGCATTACATGACCCTTTGTCAGACATCTCCAGCAATACGGAGGCTTTCCATCCTTGGTCTTACCCTGTGCTGCACCCCGGACCACCACATCCTCCTGTTCACTATTCTTCCCTGGCAGCACAGTTTCCTCCCGCGCATCCCCCACCAACTTATCCCCTGAGTCGAAAACCTGCTGCACAACTGCAGGGAAAGACACACCTGAAACAGAAGGTGTCTGCTTCGAAAACGCCTGGTTAATCAAGGCCACAGCCTGAGCCAGAGCCTCAGCCGACGGCGGCACTGCTGCAGAAGAAGAGGCCGCCTCCGCCCTTGAAAAATTCACCTGAGAACCTGCACGCTGCCCACTCCTTGGTTCCTGACCTCCAAATCGATTGAACACACCAGCCCCTCTCCCCCTGAAAGCACTAGATCCTCGGACAACCCTGGAATTGGAGAAATGATTCATACCACGGCCGAACTGGTTAAAGCTTCCCCGCCTAGCATCAAATCCTTGCCTGTGTGCCTGCTGAAAGCCCGCACGACCAGGCACAGcaccttgcccatggcggaacccACGGCCGCCAAGACCTGCGCCACGGCTGCGAGCACCACCCTGAGTGACCCACCCGTCCCCCAAGTCTGCACCTGCGCGGCCAGGCCCCGCACCGAGACCAGTGCGAGACCCGCCAGGCCCCGCTCCCCTGCCACCAGCACCACCCTGAGAACTCCGGCCGCCGTCCATGTCCGCCGCCCTCAGCACGTCAGCGTAGGAGATAGGTTTCCTGCTTGGTATGTGCGGCTTACGGAACAGTGTCGCACGCGGCCCAGTGCGTGAAGTGCCGGTTCTAGCAAACAAAGAAACCAGACCGGGAATGGGCCGAAAGTGTGACCTGGGGCCGAGAACATAGTTGCATCTAGCCGCACTGTCAGGCCCCGGGCGCCCGTCACGCAGCATGCTCTGCTGCCGTGATTCCCGTTCCGTTAACTCGGCACTGTTTGAATTCGAATCCTGTAGCCATCTTGCGCAAACGTCGTGATTCTCATGCATGTACCCAgcccctgactccggcgagctgcCCGGCGAGGTGGTAAACCTTTCAGCTACACCATCAGGCCGGAACGACGCCGACGAAGTGTGTTTCAAGGGCATGAACCTTGCCTTTTCTAAGGCATCTCCCAATGTTATCTTTGGTGAAACCCGAGGACCCGGCAGGACACCAACCCACGGCATCAAGCCACTGGCCTTTGGGTTTTTCCTAGTGTGCCCGGCAACTAGATCAATAATTTTTTTTCCCATCTTACACCGCTCATCATCGTCTGCCTCCCGTAGATCATGCATAGAACACCCCTGGACGGCAGCCTTTAAAATTTCCAGGGTATCAGGTACGTGAATCTCCTCATCGACATCTAACTCAGAATCCGCGCCGTCGCTCGAAATTGCCCAGAATCTATTCCCGTGGAGATCTTCCAAACCATGAACATGAGGCCGAGATCCGTTGGACGATGCGGCCACGAGTTCGTTAACTCGATGGAACCGCTcgtaatccacgatttgatccacCTCATGCTCCAACTCACTATTCTCATGAACAAGCTTAGAAGCGGAGCGCGGAGCCAGAGTCAACCGCCTCACACGAAACTTATTTGGCATAAAGCAATAGAAAAAAAAACGAAAAAACAAAACCAGAGAAGAACGAGAAGGATAGATTCAACAAAGGTGAAAGAAACTCCCCTGATGGATGAAGCCAGCAAGATGTTAATAAAATCTCTCTAGAGAAATGGCATCAAAAAAACGAAAAAACAAAACCAGAGAAGAACGAGAAGGATAGATTCAACAAAGGTGAAAGAAACTCCCTGTTCGGGACGACGATCGGTTGTTTATGGTGCCATGCAATGTTTTCAAATGATCTAATCGACCCTAGTTGCCATGGCACTGATAAGGCGACCAGTTGCGACCAGCTGTAGAACACCTTTTGTGTTGGTAAGTTGATAACTGCCTCAAAAGTATCTTTCTTTCTTGTCTTATCTATTTAATTATTTACAGTATGTAAAGCAGGCCTCTATGTAGCTTTATGTGATTGAAGGAATAAACAGCATGGTAGACCATTGAATCAACGAGACGGAGAATCCAACACTTGTTATCCTTGTTGCTTTAGATTGTGCAATTTAGCAAACCAAAACTATACTGTTACTAATATGTTCTATCAGTATACAATAATATTAAAAggagacaccatgttcatctAGAAGTTATGAGATTAATCAGAAGAAAAATATATTGTATTTATGATTGCCTAACGATCTAAAGTAAAGCTAAATAAAGGTGGTCCATATCCactaaaatagtaaattcagagtAATAAAAAAGGGGGAAATAGTAATTTGATTTCCACCACTGTTTAGTAAGGGGATTACTGAGCTGTTATGACATGTACAACCTTGAGCCCCTACAACGGTTTTCTAAATACAAGAGTCAACTAAGAGTTTGCATGATACAATTATGAGCCTCTTGATAATAAATGTAGTCAAGACATAGTATGTATAGATAGTTGTGTAGAGACAGACTCTTTACGAAAAAATCGTCTCTTAATTTTTTTCACTTATCACCTTAGAGATCCCACAAAAGACACCTATTAATTTAATGGGGTTGTAAACACGCAGCAGTTTCTTTACGCCAGCAGTATGTCATATTTACGTCCGCATGCACTTAAGTGATATGTTTTCTGCATATAATTTTCCCCTTCTAGATATGGAACTAATTCCTTATGTCCTGCAGTCATATACGAAAATTGCCTTTTGAAACCTTCAGTCAAAGGATAAATTCCATGTCCTAAACTGTGGTACTCGTCTACTCGGACAAATACTTTGACTTGACTAGAAATATGGGATGCAATGCGGAAGTGTTCACATCTTGTTTTGGAAGAATTAAGAGCATCTTCAAGAGCCTTTTTCTAAAATACATTCTCTAAATTACCTTTTAGAGAGACTTTTTAGTAAGGATCGTTTTCTATATCTTTAACTCTTCCAACAGTTTTTCTATATCTTGTGCATGATCTAAGGAGTTATCCTTGTTCTTTATATTTGGCTAGTGAGAAATCCAGAATAGAGGGTGTCTATATTTGCATATCCAATTGAAGAGACCGTTGGATGATTTTTTTTTTCTATTAAAATCTCTAATTCTCTATTCTTTAAATTAGTAAAGATATAAGGAGTCTAAGGCCTTATTTGGAAGCAACTCAGTTTTTAAAAAACCAGTTTTTCTTTTTTAGTTAGAAGAGACAAGTTTTTTAGTTTTTAAGCGAGTGAGAATCTAATTTTTATAAACTGAGTTATAAAATGGTATGTTTGGAACCAACTCAATTTTTATAAACAAGTTTCTTAAAAATTGGATGATTCCAAACATGTTCTAAATAGTAATATTTACGTTTTGCTGCAACATATACTTACTGTATGTATTCATTTATTTTTTTATAGAGCTTATATGTTTTTTGAACGTAATTGGCCTAAACATGTTCTAAATAGTAATATTTACGTTTTGCTGCAACATATACTTACTGTATGTATTCATTTATTTTTTTATAGAGCTTATATGTTTTTTGAACGTAATTGGCCTATATATAGGGCGTATATGATCATTAAGCGCCCCTTGTTGCGATGCTCATCAAGCTGTCGTCGCCGGGCGATAAGTACCAGCGTGTTCCACTCATCTCTAGCACAGCTCAAAAGGTACCCTCGGTAGTATAGTATCTGAACCCTATCGCGTAGACAACGGCAGGAGACCTGCTTATGCAATTGAAGACTGTTAGCTTGATTAAGCATGAAAGGCACAGGTTGGAATAGAAAATGGCGGCGCCAATACGCACTTGTACATGGATCAGCATAGCAGCCCACATGTTCTTCGTTTACTTTTTTTTTCCAGATCAAACAAAGCCACAACAAAGGTGACGCAGAATCAATCAGGAGACAGCCAGATCTGTGATTGGCATTGTTTAACTGTCAATGGCGCAAAAAAATCCTCCTTTGGTTTGTCCGGTTCCTCTGCACACGTGTTCCAGCCTTTTTTTTTTCTCTTTCTCAAAGGCAGGCAGGCAGCAGTTACCACTAGTTCAACCTCAGCTGTGCTGCGAGACGAAGCGTGCACTGGAGATGAACAGACCGCGGGACTGGAGGCGTACAGCATCGCCATGACGTGATTTCGTAACCGACCGAAACACGAGTAGCACGAGCTAGATGAATTAACTCAACGAATTGGAATTTGGAAGAGGCCGGATCCATTTCTGTTCTGGCGGCGGCCGTGGCTACTGTACATACATGGGAATCTGCATGCACAGCACAGCGTGCTTCTGTTCTCAGAACGCATAGGCTTGGATGGATTCTAGTATCTATACAACAAGAAGGCAAACAAGATCGATCCAAGTTGCAACGGCGTGTCGCGTTGTTTCTGCCTGATTTCCTTCTCTGTTAATCAGCTGCTGCTGTCCTTGTCCGTCCCCTCCGATGCAAGACGTGCAGAGAGAGATAGAGACAAAAGAACGATGAATCAATTAGGAGCCGAAAATTCTCGCGCGAGCGGTCTAAATCTGCGGCAGTTCTGGGTGCGCGTCGCCGGACTCCATGAACACTCTGAGCCAGTAGTCCAGGTCGCCGTCGGCGCCGACGGACGAGGAGGAGGCGGCAGCCACGTCGACGTCGCCGAACGCGTCGTCGTCGGAGGGCTCCATGGGGACGACGTCGTCGAGGCTGTCCAGCGGCATCGACAGCGTCTCGGACCAGAAGCTGTCGTCGAACTGGAACTCCTCGGCGTCCGAGGAGGAGGTGGTGAGGCTCTCCTCCTTGGGGAACGCGGGCGAGCTCCCCGTGTTGccgtgctcctgctcctgctccgtcATGGACGACTCGGTCACCGACGACGAGGCCGCCGACCGTTCGGGAGACGCCGGCGCAGcggtggccggggccggggccgggacGACGACGGCGTCGGCGTTGGCCGTCGCCTTCCTGGCTCCGCCGCCCCCGCGcttcgccgccgccgcgggcCTGTGCTTCTTGCCGGCGCCAGCCGCCGGCGTCGTcccgtgctgctgctgctgctcctgcTTGGTGGGATCCAGGCGCTTCTTGAGGTGCGTGTGCCAGACGTTCTTGATCTCGTTGTCCGTCCGCCCGGGCAGCCTGGCGGCGATGGCGGACCACCTAGCAATTCAGAGCTCATCGCATCAGCGCACAGCTTTTATGTTTTGTCAAAGGAAAGGAATTGTTGATTACTCTATCTGCGAGATGACATGACATGCATGATCCATGCTAGATCTACTCCTGAGTCCTAGTATCTCTGCTGCTGCGTGATTTGATTCCCCTTGCCGCCGGGAGGGATCACATGCACTTGTTTAACGGCGGAGCGGAATCCCCATTCTTTTTTTTTAACTGCACTGAGAGCTCTAGACAAGCTAGACGACGGACAAACTAGAGGAGGTGGAAATCTCCGGCAGATCTCGCGTATCATCATGCTCATGCATCACTGACGTCTGACGCCATGAATTAACTAGCGACCAAGTGGTCAGCACACTTGGATTTTCTTTCTCCCTTCGTCGGGCGGGCCTCGAGGCGGGGCCCACGGGGATAATGTATTGTATGCCCTACCCCACTGACAGGAACAATTCAGACGAAGACGAATAGTAATTTGCGTTTGAAGCAACATGCAAACAATCATTGATTCTCCGATTTTTACACCCGAGAAGACAGCAATGCGAGGAAGGGAAAGAACAGCGGCGTGAGTAAAAAGTACCTGTTGCCGAGCTGCTCGTGGAGGCTGATGATGgcgtcctcctcctccttgctgaAGTTGCCGCGCTTGATGTCCGGGCGCAGGTAGTTGATCCACCGGAGCCGGCAGCTCTTGCCGCACCGCAGCAGCCCTGCACCAGCAGCACGTGCGTCTCGTTAGCGCTCCGACGGCCGGCCGGCGGGGTAGGATAGGATCATAGGATAGATAGCTAGCTAGCTACGGCGAGAAGCAATCAGAGGGTCGAGTACGTGCGTGGGTTGCTCACCGGCTTGCTTGGGCAGCGCGCGCCAGTTgctgtggccgaagctctggataTGGGCGACCAGGACCTTGTCCTCCTCGGGCGTCCATGGCCCCTTCTTCAGCCCCATCTTCTCGCAGCACGGAGCCCTCCCCATTATTAGATTGGCTTGTCTCGGTTCGAGCGTGTGTGTTTGCTGCTCGCCTGTTTGTCTTTGGGGAGGGAGCACTGTGTCCTGGTCGTGCTGTGCTGAAGGCAAAGGGTGGATCGTCGGCGAGGGTGCCTTGCCCGGGTATTTATCTTGGTGGTGGCGAGCGATGACATAGAGCTTTTGAGAGTTCAAACGGACACGTGCTCGAATGCGTAAGCCCACGCAACTTCCGGGCAAGTGGATCCTCTAGCTGGGCCAAGTGGGGCTGTAATTTTTTTTTTTTGGCGTTTGTGATTTATTATTTTTTCCGAAACCTTTTTAGCGCGCCGCATTATAGACACACACACTGCATAGAGCAGCATTTATTGGAGAGCTTCGTGACGCCGAGCTCCACACCAATGACCTCTGCACCTCCACATGTCGTTGGTCGTTGAGCTCCACACGCCGGCCGCCGCGAGACTTTACTCACCCAAGCAACGAGGTGATCTTACATTACAAACATACGTTGCAAGTATTACACAGCAATTATATGTTTCAACTATTTCATAAGTATCTTTACAATATTTTGTTCTAATGTGACAGAAGTAGAGTTGTATGTTCCAAATATTTTATTTGTTTAGACAGCATGTCACAATTGTTTTATACGAGCGTTGCAAAAGTAAATCCGTTCTAAACTCCCGTGTGCGTGTGCGAAAATGGAGCGGGTGAATACCCTAGGCTTGATTTTTGGTCGTTGAGATAACTAGAGTAGTACTCTAGTGTTGTGATTGAGATAGGATAAGTTCACACTAAGGTTGAGCAAGCATGGCACTAATGGAGGTGATGATGGCCACAATATGATCAAGTGTTCAACATGGAAAAGAAGAAAGAGAAAAATAAAAATACATAGGCTCATGGCAAAGGTATGAGTTAGAATTTTTTTATCAGTCAAGATACACAATAGAGTGGGTGATCATGTTTGGGATACATAGCCATACTCAAAGTTCAAAACTGTTATCTAATTGTCACACGTGAATCAATTTATTGCATGTACATAAGACCTAACGAGGATGTGAAAAAGCCCTTTAAAATATTTATGAAAATACAAACTTCATTGCACAAGTGTTTAAACACTTTTGGAGTTGGCATGTTTGCAAAATGGATGGAAGGAGCCAAAGAGGCATCAGACTCCAACAAAGGAGTGTCAGACCCAGTGTCACCCTAGCTCCAGGCCGTTTCAGTCACATCGAGCCCTGTTGATGTGTATCTGTATCCGTACCTAGGATACCCTAAGAATAGCATAAAAAAGTTCACTCTCAAAGATAAAGAGCTTTACATGGCCTAGAATGACCCCGAGGGTAGCCATGACCAGGGTGGAACTGGCCACCCCAATCCCCCCAACTTGAGTCCCCGACTTGGTCACCCAAACAACACCAGATTCAATCATAATAGAACTGGCTAACACTCCCCATTCTAGTCATCCAAACCAGGTCAGATTGGACCTCTATCATGTTGGCCGAGGGAGGGAAccctaaatcatttttcacatctcACCGTGCAGCGATCTCCGCTCTCCTCTCCCTCCCGAGCGCATCCTTTCCACTGCCTTCTCCCCAAACTCCAACGAGGAAGAGAGAGGAATGGCGAAGTCCTGCCACCGCCCATGGGTCCCTATTGCCAGTGCGTGTGCTCCACATTAGGCTGAGCGCACCACCATTGAACGACCTCTTGATGGTTCCCTAAGGGCCTGCACGTAGTGTCATGCTCTAGCTCGATGATCACGTTGCCTTCTGTCCTAGTGGGCGACAACCATGTAATGTCTTACCCTTACTCCTTTTCTCTCTCTTTATGTGCTCGTGATATTTAGGGTTAGGTTTAGGGTTCGAGGAGAACCGGTGAGGGTTCTTTCCTCCCCGTCTTTCTCTTGCTTTCTAATGGATGAATCCGAGCCTTTTATAAGGTTTGCTTGGGTTCATCCATAATTCCGAAGGATTTAAACATATCTAGGGTACCAACCTTGCTTTGTTACCATCGCTAGAAGATTGTAGGTCCTTGTACACAAAACCTAGCTCCTAGATAcgtaagtgaaagtcgcctagagggaggtgaataggcgaaatctgaaatttacaaacttaagcacacactacaagccggggttagcgttaaaattagactcgagtccgaaagagagggcgaaaacaaatcaaccaataaataaagtggatgacacggtgatttgttttaccgaggtttggttcttgagaacgtagtccccgttgaggtggtcacaaagaccgggtctctttcaaccctttccctctctcaaacggtcacctagaccgagtgagctttctccttaatcaaacgggtcacttagaccccacaaggaccactacaatcttagtgtctcttgctttgattacaagtcactttgagaataagaaagaggaagaagaaagcgatccaagaacaagagctcaaagaacacgaacaaaacactctctctagtcactaggtgtttggagtgaatttgggacttggagaggctttgattcttttgaattgtgtctagtattgaatgcactagctcttgtattaaatgtgaagtgctggaaacttggatgcttggagtgatggtggttggggggtatttatagccctcaaccaccaaaacagtcgTTGGGGATGGTTGTTgtcaatgggcgcaccggacagtccggtgcgccagccacgtcacccaaccgttagggttctggagcagttgaccgttggagctttgtcttcatgcggcaccggacagtccggtgtcacaccggacaggcactgttcactgtccggtgcccctctgacttatgCGCTCTGACTCTGTGCGCACTGTTCATGCACTGTAGCTCTGTCCTGCGCTTTTGCAATCGACCGTTGCATCAGAGAGctattgctccgctggtgcaccagacagtccggtgaattatagcggagcgcggcatAAGAAACCCGATGGTATcgagtttggagttgtacggtcctggtgcaccggacactgtcaggtggcataccagacaatccggtgcgccagaccagggcatacttgggtttctttgctcctttctttttgaaccctttctttagtctttttattggtttgtgttgaacctttatgcacctgtggaatatataatctagagcaaactagttagtttctcatctagtggcttggtaaagatatcggctaattgatctttggtgttaatataggctatctcgatatccccccattgttggtgatccctcaaaaagtgataccgaatgtctatgtgcttagtgcggttgtgttcaacgggattctccgccatgcggatagcactctcattgtcacataggagatggactttgctcaatttgtagccatagtccctgagggtttgcctcatccaaagtaattgcgcacaacaatggcctgcggcaatatactcgtcttcggcggtagaaagagctactgagttttgtttctttgaagcccaagacaccagggatctccccagaaactgataagtccttgatgtgctcttcctatcaattttacaccctgcccaatcagcatcagaataacctattaaatcaaaggtggatcccctggggtaccaaagcccaaacttaggagtataaactaaatatctcatgattcgcttcatggccctaaggtgaacttccttagggtcagcttggaaccttgcacacatgcatacggaaagcataatattcggtctagatgcacataaatagagtaaagatcctatcatcgaccggtataccttttgatctacggatttacctcccatgtcgaggtcgagatgcccatttgttcccatgggtgtcttgatgggcttggcatccttcattccaaacttgttgagtatgtcttgaatatacttcgtttggctgatgaaggtgccttcttggagttgcttgacttgaaatcctaagaaatatttcaactcccccatcatagacatctcgaatttttgtatcatgat
This portion of the Zea mays cultivar B73 chromosome 2, Zm-B73-REFERENCE-NAM-5.0, whole genome shotgun sequence genome encodes:
- the LOC541733 gene encoding transcription factor MYB4, whose protein sequence is MGRAPCCEKMGLKKGPWTPEEDKVLVAHIQSFGHSNWRALPKQAGLLRCGKSCRLRWINYLRPDIKRGNFSKEEEDAIISLHEQLGNRWSAIAARLPGRTDNEIKNVWHTHLKKRLDPTKQEQQQQHGTTPAAGAGKKHRPAAAAKRGGGGARKATANADAVVVPAPAPATAAPASPERSAASSSVTESSMTEQEQEHGNTGSSPAFPKEESLTTSSSDAEEFQFDDSFWSETLSMPLDSLDDVVPMEPSDDDAFGDVDVAAASSSSVGADGDLDYWLRVFMESGDAHPELPQI